The stretch of DNA CAGGCCTGGGGCGACGGCGAGCTGAGCGCCGGCCTGTGGTCCTCGCGCGTGGACGTGGTGCGGGAGATCGGCGCCGACGACCGCAAGGTGGAGACGGCCCGCGACGGCGCCCGCCTGGAACTCGGCCGCGGCGCCTGGCGGCTGGACGCGCAGGTCGCGTCCTGGCGGCTGTCCGATGACGCCGCGGGCACCGCGGCCTGGGCGGGGGCGGACACCGCGCGTGTGGGCGCGACGGGCCACGAAGCGCACGTCGTCGCCGTCTGGGGTCCGCCGGACGTCGCGGCCCGGACGTTGGCCGACTGGCGCCTCGAGTGCGCCGGCCGCTGGCACGAACTCGCCGGCTGGTCGCCGCACCTGGGCGCCGCCTGGCGTCCTGCCGGCGGGCCGCTGCGCGTGGGGTTGAGCCGCGGCGGGCGGGCCCCGCGGCTGGACGAACTGTTCACGGCCGAACGCGTGTTCTCCGACGGCCAGCCCGTCGTGCTGCTGCCGGCGCGCGGTCTGGGCTGGGAGGACCTCACCGAGGCGACGCTCGCCGCCGACGGCCGTTTCGCCGGGCACTCGTTACGATTCGACGCGACGTGGCGCCGGCTGCGCGACGGCATCGGCTGGCGCGCGGTGACCTCCGGCTCAGAGACGGGCCGTTGGGCCAACGACGTGGAGCTCGAGGGCTGGGCCGCGACGATCGCCGCCGCGCGCGCCGTCCGGCTGGCCGGCTGGTTGCGCTGGGAGGCGTCGGCGAGCTGGCGCGGGACCGACGTCGGCGCCGGTTCGCCGCTGGCCCTGCCGCCGGACCGGTCCGCCGTGCTGAACGTGTTCTGGGAACGCCACGCCTTCCGCGAGGACGGCATCCTCGAGGTGGGTTACGTCCTGGAGTACCGCGGCGCCATGGCGGATCCCTGGCTCCCCGGCGGCGCCGTCGACGTGCCGGCCCGCACGCTGCACCACCTGCTGGGCTCGTTCCGCCTGGTCGGTGCGGACCTGGGGATCGAGCTGCGCAACCTCACCGGCGTGACCACGGCCGTCGACGATCTGGTCCCGTCCCCGGGACGCGAGATGCGCTGGCGCCTGCAGTGGACCCTGAGGCGCTGACCTCCCGCCACGACTCCCGCCACGGGCGTCTCCCACGCCCTTGACCGCCTCCCCGCCGCCGGCGCGCGCCGGCCGGAGACGACGTGACCCGACGCGAAACCGCGGGCCTGCTGCTGCTGTTCGTCGCGGTGCTGGCCGGCCGCTGGGTCCGCCACGCCCTGCTCGTGGACGCCGACGGCGCCTGGCGCGAGCCGGGTTTCCTGGACGCGATGCTGCCGGCCCTGGTCGTCGAGGAGGTCGCGCCGGCGCCGCCGGTGCCCCCCTTCCACGTCAACCTCACCACCGCCGATACCCTGACCTGCCTGCCGGGCGTCGGCGCGGTGCTCGCGGGCCGCATCGTGGCCGAACGGGAACGCGGCGGGCCGTTCCGCGACCAGGAGGACCTGCGGCGGGTCAAGGGCATCGGGCCGAAGCTGTCGGCGCGCCTCGGCCCGCTGTTGCTCTACGACACGAAACCCGCCGCCGGCCGCACCGGCGGGTCAAGTTCCGGCCGGGCCGGCCGATGATCTTTCGGTGAGCCGCGCGCGGTGCGCGGCGCGACCGGGAGGCCGCCGATGCCCTGGGCCCTGTTGGGCTTGTTGCTGATCGCGAGCGCGGAGCTGCTGCGCCGGCTGCGGCGCGCGCGCGCCGAGGGCCGCCTGGCGTCGGCGCGCGAGCGGTCGCTGCGCACCGACCTGCGCAACGTCCTGGCGAACCTCGGCAGCGGCCTGGTGATCTCCGACCGCCACGGCGTCATCCAGCGCGCGAACCCCGCCGCGGCGCGCATCCTGGGCGTGCGCGAGGAGGACCTCGCCGGCCAGACCGTCGCCGACGCCTTCGACGAGGGGCGCCGCGAGTTCGCCCGCGCCGTGGTCCAGGTGCTGGCCGGCGGCGAGGCGGTGGCCCGCCGCGAGATCCTGCTGACCCTGCCCGAGGGGCGGCAGCTGCCCGTCGGGATCAGCGTCCACCCCGTCCGCGACGAGGCGGGCCGCCAGGCCGGCGCCGTCGCCATCTTCCAGGACCTGAGCGAGGTCAACGCCCTGCGCGAGCGCATGCGCGAGAACGACCGGCTGGCCGCGATCGGCGAGCTGTCCGCCAGCATCGCGCACGAGATCCGCAACCCCCTGGGCAGCATCC from bacterium encodes:
- a CDS encoding TonB-dependent receptor codes for the protein MRRGRLTRSLSAGAAALVLAVVPVMTAGAQAVAPAGIWSSALVEVPTGSRTPWVPFAGDVADLLGRSTPLIAVRDGAPGAPLLALHLPGDDAVPFAELDGLPLNLGHRWADDPWTWSLAGVDLARVGFAQDPRGGGAPRLSWVSCPADTGSSLLDSAFFKGAGDTYLRRLSLRTQQAPWEARFDFEELLDELPQDGSVTAGVAESRSRLSRTTLTRRFPDASTLAVGYARDRRHKTGLTRYGALRQETWGDRTTARWRQAWGDGELSAGLWSSRVDVVREIGADDRKVETARDGARLELGRGAWRLDAQVASWRLSDDAAGTAAWAGADTARVGATGHEAHVVAVWGPPDVAARTLADWRLECAGRWHELAGWSPHLGAAWRPAGGPLRVGLSRGGRAPRLDELFTAERVFSDGQPVVLLPARGLGWEDLTEATLAADGRFAGHSLRFDATWRRLRDGIGWRAVTSGSETGRWANDVELEGWAATIAAARAVRLAGWLRWEASASWRGTDVGAGSPLALPPDRSAVLNVFWERHAFREDGILEVGYVLEYRGAMADPWLPGGAVDVPARTLHHLLGSFRLVGADLGIELRNLTGVTTAVDDLVPSPGREMRWRLQWTLRR
- a CDS encoding helix-hairpin-helix domain-containing protein; the encoded protein is MTRRETAGLLLLFVAVLAGRWVRHALLVDADGAWREPGFLDAMLPALVVEEVAPAPPVPPFHVNLTTADTLTCLPGVGAVLAGRIVAERERGGPFRDQEDLRRVKGIGPKLSARLGPLLLYDTKPAAGRTGGSSSGRAGR